The genomic window GTCTTGATAACGTTGTTTATCGTTTAGGCTTAGCGCGTACTCGCCGCCAAGCTCGCCAACTTGTTAACCATGGTCACTTCTTAGTTGATGGCAAGCGTGTTGATATTCCATCTTACCGCGTTGCACCTGGTCAAACAATTAGCATTCGCGAAAAATCTCGCAATCTTGACATCATCAAAGAAGCTATCGAAGTGAACAATTTCGTTCCTGATTTCGTAACTTTCGATGCTGACAAATTAGAAGGAACTTTCACTCGCTTACCAGAGCGTTCTGAACTTCCAGCTGAAATTAACGAATCTCTAATCGTTGAGTTCTACTCTCGTTAATTAACTTTAACCCTAGAGCGTTTTATAACGCCGCTAGGGTTTTTCTTTTTTTGTTAAAAATTTGAATAAATGCATCAATTTGCAGTTATTGTATTATTTTGTTGAATTATGTTGAATTTTGTATTATTTTGTTCTATTATTATTTAAGTAAGTAAGAAGTCCTAATATGTAAAAGGCAAACTATTTGAAAGAATAGGACGCAAAGCCCTTGGGTCTAAGGTTTTAGGTAATAAAAAATACCTACTGCTATGATTGCCAGGTTACCAAATTCTCGTTTATTTTCCATGAAATTTTTGGCTATTCTATTTGGAATAGCCTTTTTTTATTTTCTATCGGAAAAAGCTTATTACTTAGCGCTTTATTGTTTTGGCAAAAAAAATTAAAAGTGAGGTGAACTTTTATGAATGTTGAAGATTTAATTGCTGATATCAATAAATATATGGAGCAATTAGACTTTGTCACTGCACGAAAACTTATTGAAGAAAATCTAAATGTATTAGAAAAACATAGGATCTCACTGAAGAGCAATGCAAGAGAATTACTTAAATTCCTTATAGAAAGAAATCATTCAGGGTATCAGCCTATATCCAGACAAGACATGGCAACATTAATCGCCATTAATACATATGCAACTAATTTTGATATTAGAGGCTTAAAGCTAATTATTAAGGATAGAGCAAAATTGCTTTTGCGAACAGATATACTCGAATATTTAAACAAAGATGCAAAGGCTATATTAGATGGAATGGGTGTAATAAATACAGAATTACCTAATAAATAAGCTAATATTGTGTAGGAAGAAGGGTGTAAAATAGATTTTCGGTCCATTACAACAATAACGCAAGAAAAATTATTGTACAGTGAATATCAGCCGCTTTTGAATAGCAGCAATGATACTATTTTTGCACATGAAGCTTTAATGAGAACTACACCACGAATGAATCCTCTAATTGTGCTTGAAAAGGCTAGAGATAATGGGATTTTATTTGAGCTAGACACGTATTGCATTAAGAATGCAGTCATTCAATACCCTAGCTTTTATTTAAAATCTCATTTATTGTTTATAAATATTTTGCCCACAACAATCGTCCATCACGATTTTGAAAGTTTCATAAATAAACTGCTCCATCTATTTCCTACTATTAGAGGGCAGATCGTTTTTGAAATAAACGAGGAAGCTATCCAAAAAAATATATGGGCACAACAAATTTTTATGAGCCGTCTGTTGTTTTTAAAATCGAATGGCTTCCAAATTGCATTTGACGATTTACCGGTTACAAAAGACTCTTTTAAAATGATAGAAATTATTTCACCTGATTTTGTAAAGCTGGATCACACGAAATCAAAAGGCCTATCAGTATCAATCGAAAAACAGGCACTAGTCTCTCTCTTTTTAGAATTCACAAACAAAGAAATAAAATTAGTGCTAGAAGGCATTGAAACAAAAAATGACCTATTAGCGGCAAAACAATTGGGTGTACCTATACTTCAGGGCTACTATATATCAAAACCGAAACGGCTATAGTAATGACAATTTAGCCTTATATAGTTATGTCTAAAAAAGATGAATATATTGAAAGTTGGGGAAAAGAATTGAAGAATTTATTAAGCTTCAAAAGTATTAGAACGAAAATATTGTTTGGATTTTCATTAGTGATTTTTCTCGTGTTAGTATTAGGAGGATTTAGTTTTTATGAAATCAAAACAACGAATAGAGACACAGAAATCATCGTTGACCACGAGGTCCAATTATTAATTGCAAACGAGCAAATGTCTAGTACTTTGGCAAATAGAATATCAACTGCACGAGGCTATGTACTATATGGCGGTGACTACAAAGAACGCTTTAACGAGTATACTGAGAAAGGAAAGCATTATGAACAGGTAGTTAGAAAGATCGGTGCATCTCAGGAATTTGATGAACTTATTAACCGTACTGTCGAATGGAGACAGTATGTATCAAAGGAAGTATTTGAAGAATACGAAAAAGGAAATATCGACATCGCAAGGCAAAATCTAGCGAAATCAGATTCAACCGTTCGTGAGCTTATGGCTGGATATGAAAAATTAGCGAGTGATAGTCAAGATTCTATTAATAGAAAAGGGAAAGAAATTATAGCTAGCGGAGAAAAAACAGTCCTTTACATAACGGTTGTCATTCTTTTGGCTGTAGTTGTAAGTATTACAGTAGCACTAATAACCTCCAATGTGATTACAGCCCCAATAAAAAAGGTTATGGAAAGAATGAATCTCATTGCTAGCGGTGATTTAAGCCTTGAACCGTTAATAAATCATT from Bacillus sp. DTU_2020_1000418_1_SI_GHA_SEK_038 includes these protein-coding regions:
- a CDS encoding EAL domain-containing protein, translating into MYSEYQPLLNSSNDTIFAHEALMRTTPRMNPLIVLEKARDNGILFELDTYCIKNAVIQYPSFYLKSHLLFINILPTTIVHHDFESFINKLLHLFPTIRGQIVFEINEEAIQKNIWAQQIFMSRLLFLKSNGFQIAFDDLPVTKDSFKMIEIISPDFVKLDHTKSKGLSVSIEKQALVSLFLEFTNKEIKLVLEGIETKNDLLAAKQLGVPILQGYYISKPKRL
- the rpsD gene encoding 30S ribosomal protein S4, whose product is MARYTGPSWKLSRRLGISLSGTGKELEKRPYAPGQHGPNQRKKLSEYGLQLQEKQKLRHMYGVTERQFRNLYDKAGKMVGKHGENFMILLESRLDNVVYRLGLARTRRQARQLVNHGHFLVDGKRVDIPSYRVAPGQTISIREKSRNLDIIKEAIEVNNFVPDFVTFDADKLEGTFTRLPERSELPAEINESLIVEFYSR